In Antechinus flavipes isolate AdamAnt ecotype Samford, QLD, Australia chromosome 3, AdamAnt_v2, whole genome shotgun sequence, a genomic segment contains:
- the KLK10 gene encoding kallikrein-10 isoform X2, with amino-acid sequence MTPQLPSMRTRSSILTVLWFLVLASCRAAPGTSVSPISEALETNEVLESPEVRITQCPRGSQPWHVSLFKDLSFRCAGVLVDRSWVLTAAHCAESWLWAKLGDYHLLLPDGGEQLKISSLMIPHPKYRAGSGPSLPTRSDENDLLLMKLRRPAVLGPRVQVLPLARTCAAPGTHCQAAGWGTTSQPRVKYAKSLSCAGVTVLSPKECSVFYPGVLTNNMLCAGLDNGQDACQSDSGGPLVCNGTLQGILSWGDYPCGSAHRPAVYTWICKYIPWIEKTIRTH; translated from the exons ATGACACCCCAG cTCCCAAGCATGAGGACTCGAAGCTCCATTCTTACCGTCCTGTGGTTCTTGGTGCTGGCTTCCTGCAGGG cGGCCCccggaacctcagtttcccccatctCGGAGGCCTTGGAAACCAACGAGGTGTTGGAGTCCCCGGAGGTCAGGATTACGCAGTGCCCCCGAGGCTCTCAGCCTTGGCACGTGTCACTCTTCAAAGACCTCTCCTTCCGCTGCGCTGGGGTCCTGGTGGACCGCAGCTGGGTATTAACGGCAGCCCATTGCGCAGAAAG CTGGCTTTGGGCCAAACTCGGGGATTACCATCTGCTGCTACCTGATGGAGGTGAACAGCTCAAGATCAGCTCCCTTATGATCCCCCACCCTAAGTACAGGGCCGGCTCTGGCCCTTCCCTGCCTACTCGATCGGATGAAAACGACCTCCTTCTGATGAAACTTCGGCGCCCAGCTGTGCTGGGACCCCGGGTCCAGGTTTTGCCCCTGGCCAGGACCTGTGCTGCACCAGGAACCCACTGCCAGGCTGCAGGCTGGGGTACTACCAGCCAACCCCGAG TGAAATACGCCAAGAGCTTGTCCTGTGCGGGGGTCACGGTCCTGTCTCCCAAAGAGTGTTCGGTTTTCTACCCCGGGGTGCTTACAAACAACATGCTATGTGCTGGCCTGGACAATGGCCAGGACGCCTGTCAG AGTGACTCTGGAGGCCCCCTGGTCTGCAATGGGACTCTCCAGGGCATCCTATCCTGGGGAGATTACCCTTGTGGTTCAGCCCATCGGCCAGCTGTCTACACTTGGATCTGTAAATACATCCCCTGGATTGAGAAGACCATTCGGACCCACTGA
- the KLK10 gene encoding kallikrein-10 isoform X4, with protein MTPQLPSMRTRSSILTVLWFLVLASCRAAPGTSVSPISEALETNEVLESPEVRITQCPRGSQPWHVSLFKDLSFRCAGVLVDRSWVLTAAHCAESWLWAKLGDYHLLLPDGGEQLKISSLMIPHPKYRAGSGPSLPTRSDENDLLLMKLRRPAVLGPRVQVLPLARTCAAPGTHCQAAGWGTTSQPRVKYAKSLSCAGVTVLSPKECSVFYPGVLTNNMLCAGLDNGQDACQSDSGGPLVCNGTLQGILSWGDYPCGSAHRPAVYTWICKYIPWIEKTIRTH; from the exons ATGACACCCCAG cTCCCAAGCATGAGGACTCGAAGCTCCATTCTTACCGTCCTGTGGTTCTTGGTGCTGGCTTCCTGCAGGG cGGCCCccggaacctcagtttcccccatctCGGAGGCCTTGGAAACCAACGAGGTGTTGGAGTCCCCGGAGGTCAGGATTACGCAGTGCCCCCGAGGCTCTCAGCCTTGGCACGTGTCACTCTTCAAAGACCTCTCCTTCCGCTGCGCTGGGGTCCTGGTGGACCGCAGCTGGGTATTAACGGCAGCCCATTGCGCAGAAAG CTGGCTTTGGGCCAAACTCGGGGATTACCATCTGCTGCTACCTGATGGAGGTGAACAGCTCAAGATCAGCTCCCTTATGATCCCCCACCCTAAGTACAGGGCCGGCTCTGGCCCTTCCCTGCCTACTCGATCGGATGAAAACGACCTCCTTCTGATGAAACTTCGGCGCCCAGCTGTGCTGGGACCCCGGGTCCAGGTTTTGCCCCTGGCCAGGACCTGTGCTGCACCAGGAACCCACTGCCAGGCTGCAGGCTGGGGTACTACCAGCCAACCCCGAG TGAAATACGCCAAGAGCTTGTCCTGTGCGGGGGTCACGGTCCTGTCTCCCAAAGAGTGTTCGGTTTTCTACCCCGGGGTGCTTACAAACAACATGCTGTGTGCTGGCCTGGACAATGGCCAGGACGCCTGTCAG AGTGACTCTGGAGGCCCCCTGGTCTGCAATGGGACTCTCCAGGGCATCCTATCCTGGGGAGATTACCCTTGTGGTTCAGCCCATCGGCCAGCTGTCTACACTTGGATCTGTAAATACATCCCCTGGATTGAGAAGACCATTCGGACCCACTGA
- the KLK10 gene encoding kallikrein-10 isoform X5, with protein sequence MTPQLPSMRTRSSILTVLWFLVLASCRAAPGTSVSPISEALETNEVLESPEVRITQCPRGSQPWHVSLFKDLSFRCAGVLVDRSWVLTAAHCAESWLWAKLGDYHLLLPDGGEQLKISSLMIPHPKYRAGSGPSLPTRSDENDLLLMKLRRPAVLGPRVQVLPLARTCAAPGTHCQAAGWGTTSQPRVKYAKSLSCAGVTVLSPKECSVFYPGVLTNNMLCAGLDNGQDACQSDSGGPLVCNGTLQGILSWGDYPCGSAHRPAVYTWICKYIPWIEKTIRTH encoded by the exons ATGACACCCCAG cTCCCAAGCATGAGGACTCGAAGCTCCATTCTTACCGTCCTGTGGTTCTTGGTGCTGGCTTCCTGCAGGG cGGCCCccggaacctcagtttcccccatctCGGAGGCCTTGGAAACCAACGAGGTCTTGGAGTCCCCGGAGGTCAGGATTACGCAGTGCCCCCGAGGCTCTCAGCCTTGGCACGTGTCACTCTTCAAAGACCTCTCCTTCCGCTGCGCTGGGGTCCTGGTGGACCGCAGCTGGGTATTAACGGCAGCCCATTGCGCAGAAAG CTGGCTTTGGGCCAAACTCGGGGATTACCATCTGCTGCTACCTGATGGAGGTGAACAGCTCAAGATCAGCTCCCTTATGATCCCCCACCCTAAGTACAGGGCCGGCTCTGGCCCTTCCCTGCCTACTCGATCGGATGAAAACGACCTCCTTCTGATGAAACTTCGGCGCCCAGCTGTGCTGGGACCCCGGGTCCAGGTTTTGCCCCTGGCCAGGACCTGTGCTGCACCAGGAACCCACTGCCAGGCTGCAGGCTGGGGTACTACCAGCCAACCCCGAG TGAAATACGCCAAGAGCTTGTCCTGTGCGGGGGTCACGGTCCTGTCTCCCAAAGAGTGTTCGGTTTTCTACCCCGGGGTGCTTACAAACAACATGCTGTGTGCTGGCCTGGACAATGGCCAGGACGCCTGTCAG AGTGACTCTGGAGGCCCCCTGGTCTGCAATGGGACTCTCCAGGGCATCCTATCCTGGGGAGATTACCCTTGTGGTTCAGCCCATCGGCCAGCTGTCTACACTTGGATCTGTAAATACATCCCCTGGATTGAGAAGACCATTCGGACCCACTGA
- the KLK11 gene encoding kallikrein-11 isoform X2, with protein sequence MSVPLILSLGRSHCFRRLVYTVGLPSSTDNGYSQQLTARSRGKYWVYLGAHNLQRPDNCEQRRMATISIPHPGFNGSLPNKDHRNDIMLVKLNTPVMLTKAVQPVTLPEDCVTPGSRCLISGWGTTTSPQLTLPHTLRCANITIIDHRECEAAYPGNITDTMVCAGVKEAGKDSCQGDSGGPLVCNGTLQGIISWGQDPCAVSRKPGVYTKVCKYVDWIQQTIKDN encoded by the exons ATGAGTGTCCCGCTCATTCTCAGCCTTGGCAGGTCGCACTGTTTCAGAAGACTCGTCTACACTGTGGGGCTTCCCTCATCAACCGACAATGGATACTCACAGCAGCTCACTGCAAGAAGCCGTGG CAAGTACTGGGTGTACCTGGGTGCACATAACCTTCAACGACCAGATAACTGTGAGCAGAGGAGGATGGCAACCATCTCTATCCCCCACCCAGGCTTTAACGGCAGTCTCCCCAACAAGGATCATCGAAATGACATCATGCTGGTGAAGCTGAACACTCCTGTGATGCTGACTAAGGCAGTGCAGCCCGTAACCCTGCCTGAGGACTGTGTCACCCCTGGCTCCCGATGCCTCATCTCCGGCTGGGGCACCACCACTAGCCCCCAGT TGACTCTCCCCCATACACTTCGATGTGCCAACATAACCATCATCGATCACAGGGAGTGTGAAGCGGCCTATCCTGGGAACATCACCGACACCATGGTGTGTGCCGGTGTCAAGGAGGCGGGCAAGGACTCCTGCCAG GGTGATTCAGGAGGACCTTTGGTGTGCAATGGAACACTTCAGGGCATCATTTCCTGGGGCCAAGACCCCTGTGCTGTCAGCCGGAAGCCAGGTGTCTATACTAAGGTCTGCAAATATGTGGATTGGATCCAGCAAACCATCAAGGACAATTAA
- the KLK11 gene encoding kallikrein-11 isoform X1 — protein MTLLALMVFALVTGRVQAETRIIKGYECPAHSQPWQVALFQKTRLHCGASLINRQWILTAAHCKKPKYWVYLGAHNLQRPDNCEQRRMATISIPHPGFNGSLPNKDHRNDIMLVKLNTPVMLTKAVQPVTLPEDCVTPGSRCLISGWGTTTSPQLTLPHTLRCANITIIDHRECEAAYPGNITDTMVCAGVKEAGKDSCQGDSGGPLVCNGTLQGIISWGQDPCAVSRKPGVYTKVCKYVDWIQQTIKDN, from the exons ATGACTCTTCTGGCCTTAATGGTGTTTGCTCTGGTGACAG GTCGTGTCCAAGCAGAGACAAGAATTATAAAGGGGTATGAGTGTCCCGCTCATTCTCAGCCTTGGCAGGTCGCACTGTTTCAGAAGACTCGTCTACACTGTGGGGCTTCCCTCATCAACCGACAATGGATACTCACAGCAGCTCACTGCAAGAAGCC CAAGTACTGGGTGTACCTGGGTGCACATAACCTTCAACGACCAGATAACTGTGAGCAGAGGAGGATGGCAACCATCTCTATCCCCCACCCAGGCTTTAACGGCAGTCTCCCCAACAAGGATCATCGAAATGACATCATGCTGGTGAAGCTGAACACTCCTGTGATGCTGACTAAGGCAGTGCAGCCCGTAACCCTGCCTGAGGACTGTGTCACCCCTGGCTCCCGATGCCTCATCTCCGGCTGGGGCACCACCACTAGCCCCCAGT TGACTCTCCCCCATACACTTCGATGTGCCAACATAACCATCATCGATCACAGGGAGTGTGAAGCGGCCTATCCTGGGAACATCACCGACACCATGGTGTGTGCCGGTGTCAAGGAGGCGGGCAAGGACTCCTGCCAG GGTGATTCAGGAGGACCTTTGGTGTGCAATGGAACACTTCAGGGCATCATTTCCTGGGGCCAAGACCCCTGTGCTGTCAGCCGGAAGCCAGGTGTCTATACTAAGGTCTGCAAATATGTGGATTGGATCCAGCAAACCATCAAGGACAATTAA